One genomic window of Lytechinus variegatus isolate NC3 chromosome 1, Lvar_3.0, whole genome shotgun sequence includes the following:
- the LOC121412909 gene encoding prostaglandin reductase 2-like: MEIKMNKRVVLASRPGINSKPTVEHFEVEECPVPEIKDGAIIVKTLCLSVDPYMRCRMNLDTGTDYMSPWRLDQTIDGGGVGIIVESRRQGFRRGEILESFHWPWQLYALMDLQGVNCLLVKKVDPSLVEKHFSLICGLFGLPGQAAFIGIREKGHVIPEANQSFVVSAAAGACGSLAGQIARLQGCNPVVGICGSDIKCSFLLEELSFHHAINYRTQDVFLRIKECCPDGVDIYFDNVGGDISDSVIKQMNENSHIILCGQISMYNSNVPYPPPLPDDVEQIREEKNITRDRFLVLNYVEEFPAAIAQLATWWNDGKLKYKETVTHGLHNAPAAFVSMMNGGNIGKQIVHVAEP, encoded by the exons ATGGAAATCAAGATGAACAAGCGAGTGGTTCTTGCATCAAGACCAG GAATTAATTCAAAACCAACTGTGGAGCACTTTGAGGTTGAGGAGTGTCCTGTTCCTGAAATCAAAGATGGTGCCATCATTGTTAAAACACTTTGCTTGTCAGTAGATCCTTACATG CGATGTCGCATGAATCTGGATACAGGAACAGACTACATGTCACCATGGCGATTGGACCAGACCATTGATGGAGGAGGGGTTGGTATCATCGTGGAGAGCAGACGACAGGGATTCAGGAGGGGGGAAATTCTTGAGAGTTTTCATTGGCCATGGCAGCTTTACGCCCTCATGGATTTGCAAGGAGTCAACTGCTTACTAGTCAAAAAG GTTGATCCTTCCCTGGTTGAGAAACATTTCTCCCTTATTTGTGGTCTCTTTGGTCTTCCTGGTCAAGCAGCGTTCATCGGAATCAGGGAGAAGGGTCATGTGATTCCAGAAGCCAATCAGTCCTTTGTAGTCAGTGCTGCAGCAGGGGCCTGTGGGTCACTTGCCGGTCAG ATTGCCCGTCTGCAGGGATGCAATCCCGTGGTAGGGATCTGTGGTTCTGATATCAAGTGCTCTTTCCTCCTGGAAGAACTCAGCTTCCATCATGCCATCAATTACCGTACCCAAGATGTCTTCCTACGGATCAAGGAATGCTGCCCAGATGGTGTTGATATCTACTTTGATAACGTTGGCGGAGACATCAGTGACTCTGTTATTAAGCAG ATGAATGAAAACTCTCATATCATCTTATGTGGTCAGATATCAATGTACAACTCTAATGTGCCCTACCCTCCACCACTCCCTGATGATGTAGAACAgattagagaagaaaagaacATCACGAGGGATCGGTTCTTGGTCCTCAACTATGTGGAAGAGTTCCCTGCTGCCATAGCTCAATTAGCGACATGGTGGAATGACGGCAAATTGAAG TACAAGGAAACAGTTACCCATGGTCTTCATAATGCTCCAGCTGCATTTGTATCCATGATGAATGGAGGGAATATTGGCAAGCAGATCGTCCATGTTGCTGAACCATGA